From the genome of Psychrobacter sp. M13:
CCTGATAGTCTAATACAGGCATAACATCGATACCTGTTTGTGCTATCAACTCATCTAAGCTGATAATTTCTATGCTCTCAAACTCATCATTAGGTGCGTAATAAACGCCAGCTTGATTGGTCGCAGGAATATATATTGCTTTAAAGAAATGACTAGGTACTAGGACGCGATTATTTAAACGAGCTAGCTTTTTGGTTGTGAAAGCAACGCCAGTGACTGTATAGATCTCACCGTACTGTTGAGTCAAATAGCGCGTAGCTGATTCAATATTACGCCAAACGTAACGGCTATTACGCGGTGATTGCGGTGCAATATTGGCTAGACTAAAGCTATCGTACTGCTGAGAGCGATTTGCCATATCACCATTAGGCGCTAGATGTCCGCGATCATAACCTGAGCCAGAGTAGTCCTCTAATGACGCACGAAAAGATTTAGGCAAACGACTCTCTTCATGAAAGCTAGCATCATAGTCGATTTGTTTAGCATCATTCAGGCGCTTGCGAGTCAGATACTCAGCTGACCATAATGGAGTGCGCGAGACACCGGAGTACATGACAGCAAAACCGTTAAAGCATAGCGCTTGAGTGTTTTGGCTTAATTTTGTATTAATGAATTCAGGATAAATACCGCCATAAAAAGACTCGCTACACTGGCTTAAGTCCTCGGCATGTGCTACTGACATAGTTGCTACTACAGTGACTACTATAAGGGTGCTATTAAATATAGAATTAATCTGACTATTGTTGAAGCTGTTTTTGCCACTATTAATTTTACCGTTCACTCTCATTACCCTATCATCAACTATTATTCAGCTTTGCATACTGCGCGCACTCTATCCTAGCAGGCGCTTGGTTATAATGAAAGATAAGACATATTAATCTATAATCATGACTTGCAAGTCGTGACATTGTAGGCACTATCGTCTATAATGAGCCGTCTCAAAATGGTGACGTGGGTGAGTGGCTGAAACCGCACGCCTGGAAAGTGTGTATGCGTTAATAGCGTATCGAGAGTTCGAATCTCTCCGTCACCGCCAATCTTATTCTCTGCTTAATCAAAACCTCTGTATTCCTAGCTTATTCTAATTTTTCTCTAAATAATTCTTCAATAGCATGACTTCGAGTCTGGACTTATCAATTTCTGTCGTTTGAAATATATTAATTTTTACGATTGAGACCTGCAAAGCTCAATATTTAAAACTTATAAGTTTTTTTGAAAAACCGTGGAAGTTTTAGCAACCATTCCTTATATCAAAAAGCTATCAGCAGGCTACGTAAGCCTATCCTTTAATTCCATAAGGCAATCTCTAGATTTTATAACATCGTTTTCAGTAATCTTTGTATTTACCTCATGAAACCTTTTATTCCTTTTCAATCTCAGTTCATGTAAATTCTCTCTAAGATAAAGATCAATTTTTTCCTTATCATAAGAATATTCAATTAACTTAGCAGGAGTAGCGACACTGGTAGGATAAGCATAATTTTTTAATAGAGTTTCAATATCTAGCCAGTTTTTTAAAAATTCGTCACTTATCTTTAGCTCCTTTATTGTTAAGGACATTTGTTCAATCACTTTCTCATTTTCTAGATTGACTGTTTTTTGTGAGTTGATCTCATTCTGAACGCTGTTAAGCTTACTCTGTGTTATTTCTTTCTCTAGTTTCAGCTGATTTGAGCCCTTGATTAATGACTGCTGTTGCTGCCGCATTTCATCGATTTTATTTTCTAAACTTAGCTTTTCTTTAGCTTGCAAAGCTATTGACTGATGGGCTTCTCTTAGCTTCAATAGATTACTACTCTTCTCTAATTCATTGCTCTTCAACTCATTACGAATATCTCGCAGTTGTTTTTCTAATTGTTTGGTAGCATTGCTGTTGTCTTGTTTATCTTTGAACACGGTTAAACTTTCAATCTTTTGCCTCAGACCCTGCTCTTTTCTCATCAGATCTTTTTTTATATTATCAATTTCTTCTTGAGACCTCGTTAACTGTTTTAAACTATTTTCCATCAAAAAAGTACTTTTTGTCAAAGACGATAATTTATCCTCCCTGTGCTTTTTCTCAGCAGATATTTCTTTTAAATTAACCTCAAGATCTCTATTCTGCTTGGTTAAATGGCTGTTTTTGTAATTTAGATTCTGCATAACTTTCAAGTTGTCTTTTATACTAACTCGCAATTCAGTTTCTCTTTTTTTCACATCATTCAGGCTAAGGTGTAATGAGTTTCTTTCTATTTGCAATGCTTCATTTGACTTTGTTAGACCCTCATTAAGCTGTCTAGACTCTTCTTCTCTCTTTTCGAGACTTGATACTGAATGAACAATTATATTTACAATAGCACCGATACTCAAAGCAAAGCAGGTTACGATGATTAGCGATACTTTGAAACCTAGATTAGGAGTAAACATACTAAAAAATAGTATAGTGGCAATAGTGCTAGTCAAAATCGACAAGCCTTTATCAATAAAATAGCGCCCGTAGTCAACATAACCACAGATACTGCCAGTAATTAAACATACAAGTAAAGGCATGAAATCGAAGCTATCAAAGGCCACAAAAGCAAACAGCAAGTATATAATTAGTAATAGTGAAACAGGCATTGTGATCTCAACAGTATGTTAGTTATAAACCTTTGAAACAATTATTTGTAGCTCATTCTTATATATACCTATTTTGCCTTCCAGCTTAACTCGTTTAGAGGTATCGTTATAGTCTTCTAATAATAACAGTCGATCTTCTAATTGGTTGGTTTCAGAATTAAATAAAACCCCGTTTATGCTGCTTTTATCATCACTAACTTTGAAGAAGGAGTGACCTTTTTTACTAGTCTTTAAATCTGAAATCATAGCATTTAACAGTACATCACGACCCTGCATGCTACCTTGCACATCAGACACATTGATAGTCTCAGTACCTATATAAGTTTCAGTGTTCTTCCCAACCACTTTATAATCTGAAGTTTTATTCACAAAATAATAA
Proteins encoded in this window:
- a CDS encoding DNA/RNA non-specific endonuclease, whose translation is MSVAHAEDLSQCSESFYGGIYPEFINTKLSQNTQALCFNGFAVMYSGVSRTPLWSAEYLTRKRLNDAKQIDYDASFHEESRLPKSFRASLEDYSGSGYDRGHLAPNGDMANRSQQYDSFSLANIAPQSPRNSRYVWRNIESATRYLTQQYGEIYTVTGVAFTTKKLARLNNRVLVPSHFFKAIYIPATNQAGVYYAPNDEFESIEIISLDELIAQTGIDVMPVLDYQVKAQALDLPLKAGKDLDNLTINDEEPAWMLFVLGIIDWIKGKIQLLV